From the genome of Venenivibrio stagnispumantis:
CCCTTGCATCTCTACCTTTCAAAATCAGTTCTATTCCTCTAAACATTGTAGAAGAGCTATAAGCATCAATTATCCTGTTATTTTCATCAATTACAACTTCTATTCTTAAATGTCCTTCTATTCTTGTTATTGGATCTACTACTATATGTTTTGTAGCCATTGTTTATACCTCCTTATTTGCTGAATTTTCTTTTTTTCCGGCTAAAGCACTTGATATTGCATGAATACCAATACCTATCGCCGTTGCTGTCAATATTGTTAAACCGAATTCATCAACTGTAGATTCTACCCCTCTTTCTGCTGGTGGTGAAATAGGTGAAGCTGCAACTGGTCTTTCTGTTGCATATTTATCCCAAAAATCAGGTTCAGAACATCCTATACAACCTCTACCCACACCTATTGGCCAGTTTGTGCCGTCATTATATCTTATTATTGAACAGTTATTGAATGTAAAAGGTCCTTTACATCCCATTTTATATAAACAGAAATTATTTTTTGCTCCTTCATCACCCCATTCTTCTACAAATTCGCCTGCATCAAAATGTGCTCTTCTTTCGCAGTTATCATGTATTCTATATCCAAAAGCAAATTTCGGTCTAAGTAAAGAATCAAGCTCCGGTAAACTACCTGTCATTACATAATGAAGTAAAACACCAACTATATTTGCAGGATTTGCAGGACAGGCAGGAATATTTACTATTGGTTTTCCTTTTACCACATCCATAACTCCAACTGCACCGGTTGGATTTGGATGGGCTGCAGGAATACCTCCAAAAGAAGCACATGCTCCAACAGCAATAACTGCTGCGGCATCTTTAGCTAATCTTTTAACTCTTTCAACACCTGTTTCCGGATGTCTTCCTGTTGTAAATGCATATTCCATTTTTACAGGAATAGAACCTTCAACAAATAAAAGATATTTACCTTTAAATTCTTTTACTGCATCTTCAAGACATTTTTCTGCTTGATCTCCAGCAGCAGCCATTAATGTTTCCTGATATTCCAAAGATATATAATCTAAAATTAATTCGTCTACTGTTGGTGCTGATGACCTTATCAAAGCCTCTGTATTTCCATCACAGTCTTGAATATTTATCCAAATAACAGGTATTCTATTCATTAGCTCTGCTGCTTGAGCTACCAATGGTTCAAAAGATGGAGGAAGCATTAACATTGCGGTTGTGGCAGATACCCACTTTAAAAAATCCCTTCTTGAAATTTCCCATGTTTTTAGGTATTCATGTAACTTTAAATCTTCTTCTCTTATCGGCCTGCTATTAGCTAAGTGTTGGAGATGATTTTCAATTTGCCTGTAAAGAGATTTGTAGTATTCATCCCCTTTATTTGTGTTGATTAAATTTGTTGGTTTTGTGAAAAGCTGTCGGAGCGAATCTCTACTGAAGAACTGCATGACTATTACCTCCCAAATTTAATAAATATTCATTCAAAATATAAATTAAAAAAATCAAAAAGTCAACTATATTCAATTATTCTTATATTTGCATCTCCAAGGATAAAAGATACATATCTTCACCATCTAAAATATTTATATTAAAGCTTTTACAATAAGGACAGATAAATTCATTTTCTTTTATAACAAACTCTTTCTTACAATCTTCACATATTGCTATGATTTCTTGTATAATCATTTCAAGTTTAGCATTTTCACAAATGGTTTTTTCTTTAAATGTATCAAAAGCAAGTTCCAATAAATGTGGCTCTATTCCTGATAATCTTCCTATTTTAACAACAACTTTATCTACAGATTTAGCATTATGTTCCTTTGCATTTTTTTCTATCAAATCTAATAAACTTTGGACAACAGAGAATTCATGCATTTAACATATCCTTGGTAGTAATTCTCCTGAAGGAGGTTCCATTATTCTTTTTGTTCCATGGGTTGTTTTTAAAATAACTTTCTTATCTGTTCCGTCGATTACTTTTCCAATAATCTCTGCTTCTTTACCGAGAGGATGCTTTTTTAGAATTTCCAATAAACTTTCTGCATCATTTTTATCAACTGCAAACACTATTTTGCCTTCATTAGCAAGGTTATAACTTTCTAAACC
Proteins encoded in this window:
- a CDS encoding hydrogenase small subunit, encoding MQFFSRDSLRQLFTKPTNLINTNKGDEYYKSLYRQIENHLQHLANSRPIREEDLKLHEYLKTWEISRRDFLKWVSATTAMLMLPPSFEPLVAQAAELMNRIPVIWINIQDCDGNTEALIRSSAPTVDELILDYISLEYQETLMAAAGDQAEKCLEDAVKEFKGKYLLFVEGSIPVKMEYAFTTGRHPETGVERVKRLAKDAAAVIAVGACASFGGIPAAHPNPTGAVGVMDVVKGKPIVNIPACPANPANIVGVLLHYVMTGSLPELDSLLRPKFAFGYRIHDNCERRAHFDAGEFVEEWGDEGAKNNFCLYKMGCKGPFTFNNCSIIRYNDGTNWPIGVGRGCIGCSEPDFWDKYATERPVAASPISPPAERGVESTVDEFGLTILTATAIGIGIHAISSALAGKKENSANKEV
- the hypA gene encoding hydrogenase/urease nickel incorporation protein HypA; this translates as MHEFSVVQSLLDLIEKNAKEHNAKSVDKVVVKIGRLSGIEPHLLELAFDTFKEKTICENAKLEMIIQEIIAICEDCKKEFVIKENEFICPYCKSFNINILDGEDMYLLSLEMQI